One window of Gloeothece citriformis PCC 7424 genomic DNA carries:
- a CDS encoding DGQHR domain-containing protein, which produces MDTDLASQILQRENQEKQALALLLDRYLSKSDRLLVQKTQMGTSEAYLGSVTLEWLASRICFASQLPLFQQKFDPKTHNIIRDSQTIEQLQQRPLDWSRQAHLAQYLATRKHHKFPPILAVISPHWVNDPNTPQWENDRAQTSAVNFTPLDPQGNLGLLDISDNYSIFALDGQHRLMGIQGLMELIKTGRLELYNKTKKAIGTEITTEDLIETYDLSLTHLHNLAKEKIGVEFIPAVLTGETHEEARRRVRSIFVHVNRMAVILSKGQLALLNEDDGFAIVARQLAITHPLLKDREQDDWQARVNWDSATISSKSTVLTTLQALQDMSEGYLSHQYPHWQPKNKKQIIPLRPEDEELEEALDLFSQLFNYLGNLPSYRQLENGTKTYQIRRFSHEVGKGQGNLLFRPVGQIALAQALGILVFKNQISLDSLFQKLNTFDETGGFSGLEKPSSLWYGILYDIQKKRILIAGRKLAVKLITYLLGGIEAEKEINQLHQEIIQARTIENKTIGFNGEWTTPNNIKLPKTL; this is translated from the coding sequence ATGGATACAGACCTAGCCAGCCAAATCTTACAACGGGAAAACCAAGAAAAACAAGCCTTAGCCCTCCTTCTAGACCGCTACCTATCCAAAAGCGATCGCCTCCTAGTGCAAAAAACCCAGATGGGAACAAGCGAAGCCTATTTAGGCTCAGTGACCCTAGAATGGTTAGCCTCTCGTATCTGTTTTGCTTCCCAACTCCCCCTATTTCAACAAAAATTTGACCCCAAAACCCATAACATCATCCGAGACAGTCAAACGATCGAACAACTCCAACAACGCCCCTTAGACTGGTCTCGTCAAGCGCATTTAGCCCAATATTTAGCCACCCGCAAACATCATAAATTCCCCCCTATCCTCGCCGTAATTAGTCCCCACTGGGTAAACGATCCGAACACCCCCCAATGGGAAAACGATCGCGCCCAAACCTCCGCCGTCAATTTTACCCCCCTAGATCCTCAAGGCAACCTCGGACTCTTAGACATCTCCGATAACTATTCCATATTTGCCCTCGATGGACAACATCGCCTGATGGGAATACAAGGACTAATGGAATTAATCAAAACCGGACGCTTAGAACTCTACAACAAAACCAAAAAAGCGATCGGCACAGAGATCACCACCGAAGATCTCATAGAAACCTACGACCTGAGTTTAACCCATCTGCACAACTTAGCCAAAGAAAAAATTGGCGTAGAATTCATTCCCGCCGTCCTCACCGGTGAAACCCACGAAGAAGCTAGACGCAGAGTTCGATCGATCTTTGTTCATGTCAACCGCATGGCTGTTATTCTCAGTAAAGGACAACTTGCCCTCCTCAACGAAGATGACGGGTTTGCGATCGTTGCGCGACAATTAGCCATAACTCATCCCCTCCTCAAAGACAGAGAACAAGACGACTGGCAAGCTAGAGTGAATTGGGATAGTGCCACCATCTCCAGTAAATCAACTGTACTAACCACCCTGCAAGCCTTACAAGATATGTCCGAGGGATATTTATCCCATCAATACCCCCATTGGCAACCGAAAAATAAAAAACAGATCATCCCCTTACGTCCCGAAGACGAAGAATTAGAAGAAGCATTAGACCTCTTTAGCCAACTTTTCAACTATTTAGGGAACTTACCCAGTTATCGCCAACTAGAAAACGGCACAAAAACCTATCAAATCAGACGGTTTAGTCATGAAGTCGGCAAAGGACAAGGAAACCTCCTGTTTCGTCCCGTCGGACAAATAGCCCTCGCCCAAGCATTAGGAATATTAGTTTTTAAAAACCAAATTTCCCTAGATAGCCTTTTTCAAAAACTGAATACCTTTGATGAAACAGGAGGATTTAGTGGGCTAGAAAAACCCTCATCCCTGTGGTACGGTATCCTTTACGATATCCAAAAAAAACGCATTCTCATAGCCGGACGAAAACTAGCCGTCAAACTAATAACCTATTTATTAGGAGGAATAGAAGCAGAAAAAGAAATCAACCAACTCCATCAAGAAATCATACAAGCAAGAACAATAGAAAATAAAACCATCGGATTTAATGGAGAATGGACAACCCCCAACAACATTAAACTACCTAAAACATTATAG